In Lathyrus oleraceus cultivar Zhongwan6 chromosome 2, CAAS_Psat_ZW6_1.0, whole genome shotgun sequence, the DNA window atagagattatgcgaggaggatttcaactttctttacaaaggttgagtttcatcatatcccttgagatgagAACCTtatggcagatgctcttgcaacgttggcatcaatgattatggtaaagtattggaatgaagttcccaatttgtctgtgatgcgtcttgataggccagctcttgtgtttgctgttgaagagatcaaagacgagaagtcatggtattacgacatcaagtgtttcctccaaagtcagatttacccgcctggtgcatctttgaaagataagaagactttgagaagattagccggcaatttctacttgaatggtgatatactgtataagagaaacttcgacatggttttgctcagatgcgtggatagacacgaagcagacttgttgatgactgaagtgcatgaaggttcctttggtacttattccaatggacatgcaatggcaaagaagatgttgtgagtaggttactattagctgacaatggaatctgactgttgcaaatttgtgaagaaatgccacaagtgtaaaatttatgctgataagattcatgttcctccgacactattgaatgttatttcttccccatggcccttctccatgtggggaattgatatgattgggatgattgaacctaaagcttcgaatggacatcgtttcattttggtggcaattgactactttacaaaataggttgaagcgacatcgtatgcaaatgtaaccaagcaagttgttgtaaggtttattaagaatcagatcatatgccgctatggtgtgccaagtaagatcattactgataatggatcgaacttgaataataatatggtggagctctttgcaaagacttcaagattgcacaccataatttTTCTCCatacagacccaagatgaatggggctgttgaagctgcaaacaagaacattaagaagattattcagaagatggttgtcacatacaaggattggcatgagatgctcccgtttgctctgcatgggtatcgtacatccgtcctcacttcaacaggggcaacccctttttctcttgtgtatggtatggaagcagtactccccatagaggttgagattccatctttacgtgtgctcatggaagccaagttgactgaggctgaatggtgtcagaccaggtttgaccagttgaatttgattgaagagaagagattaacggccatgtgtcatggtcagttatatcagtagaggatgaaggaagcttttgataagaaggtcaaacctcgtgtattcagagaaggtggccttgtgctcaagaagattttatcgttcaaaccagattctaggggaaaatggactcccaattatgaaggcccatatgttgttaaaagagcctttttaggtggtgctttgattcttacaattatggatggtgaagagttcacttgtcctgtgaacgcagatgtagtcaagaaatactttgcctaaaaagaaaagaacagctcgctaagttgaaaacccgaaagggcggcttaggcaaaaatgagcgtctcggtggattgaaaacccgaaagggcgatccaggaaaaaataagagacataaaaacagaagaatttcccgataagttaagtaccccaccttggggaaacttacgcaaaaattagggattatggcaagtaactgtattctgctgatcttcaaattttggagaactttgagcacaagggttaaCGTCAATTCATCgtcccagcagcggtcaagagcacagtggatatcaaaggattggtagaaggattagtggtcatttgtattcaatgtaacccttttccatgtaaattaccatttccaaatttgtaaagatccatggagtcttgtcatttatagactatcatcccattaaataaagttgagcttttatccaattgtttctactcttatttacttcagccaatagtttaaattttattatgatcattttgaaagtttaaattattttaatcaaaatcattttttctcaaaaacatataaaagcaagaatttttttaaagcaattaaaaaaGAAGTATCAACAGCACTTCAAGAGCAACGAGTCCTTGAGTGTGAAACATTAGAGGTTCCTCAAGCAGTTAACCCCTCGGGTATCtctagttgtttgtgttgtttcgGTTCCCCTAAgaagtgtttgttccctagcggagttccgatcctttttcccagctaagttggttgatccagtaccttgcggcgtgttTTTTCCCGACAGTGTTTCTGTATCCCCAACAGGATggatcttcagcagagtaagatcttttccccagtagatcgcattggtttccccaccagtcgccatccgactcgctcccagtcagagtttccttctggtttctgagcagctattcGTGTTTATCTTCTGCATGGGTTGTTTCCCATTTGATACGATGTTGACCTTTAATTCCTTGCAGGATCGATAACTTTGCCTCTCCTCAGCAGATAtcctccctcggctagatttgagcctttggtttgtgacttctctgttctccagcagttgtctccctctttttgtggatgGATCGgggattgtatcgatgattcaaattctttgcgacatccttgtatcctttgtgatcgttttgtcagcataatcatcatatacgtatgcattcatataatttcataattgcatattggcaccatcatttttgtttgatttgtcgatttgagattctcattctctgtatggcggtactttatccccatacaaatttcggtgtctgtcctccctcaattgtagatcgtcatccccttaggcagaaagactttaacctttctcctctttcCCACTGAGTAgttcctcgtggatgattattactttAGTTTCCTTTCCGGTTGTTTATCcggatggaatcactccccttgagttatatcctcattgtgttgagtcttaattgactgtttctttctaactcttacctagataaatgctttgagtctcctaagagcctattgcccagtaactgataatattcttcttagtttgcagtttgttactccttgcccaatacccgacaaaagtacccctgtCTTTCTTCAtagtagagtccccagtggatctaattccccaggaagtatatccttgatatgttcaccctaaccggtgactGATATCTTTCTCCCCcctattgagtttatccttgatatgttcatcctaaccgatgacggatattcttacctttggtattctacccagtaaaaggtagttgtaatccctattcttgtttccctgagagttaatccttgatatgttcatcctaattgtagatgtttttgattggctgcattttgtgttaaaacacttactgtactctgatgtcttgactgatgtcatgacatgcttgagtagtatgctgcaggattagctaatacaggatttactgaatgtcaaactggatgttatgacattcatccatgacagcagatactgaattataggcatgttggtttttctgctacaattcagtatttatttcagtctgtgtttcaggagaataacagacctaacATATGGCCTATTGTCTAAATGTTAAACTGAATGTTACGACATTTATCTCTGACAGCAGATACAGAattatagactggttggtcttttacagttcagcatttagtacagtctgtttttcaggagattaacagacctagcatatggcctatgtttTGGACGTCAAACTAAATGTaatgacattcattcctgacagcatatgctaaagtgtaggatggttagtttttctgtttcagtatttttctcaggatatttttcaggaatctaacagctgagctaaaatccaggaaactaacaactgagctacaatcaatggacctaacaaatagcctatttgttagcaccctaatatgtggaaattaggttaacttgcttaaccttatttttaggaaatacaagtacaaggcccaagtgctgcaatataaaaggatggcaatcctactttcagcaactcaggggtttaaagcgtgaagcattcattgtaccatcatacttcactgctgtatttttatttgtgtcttgtattaggttttatttgtgagccaagcaattatcatctagatgattgcattggactagggtgttcattgagttgtaattgttgtgtcactctaagctgttaagtgtgagtgttgtgtttcttgattaaagcttgtaagcacaatcaagagttatttgaagtataacttcgccattaactttaaactaattaaaggttgtaatcactgtggtgattgaggaggagtgagtaggaactctgatcttagttttagattgaaattgcattgggtaggtattaagtgataggattaaacagttggtttaaggcctgaattaatactgctaatagtggatttcctccctggcttggtagcccccagacgtaggtgtgtttgtcaccgaactgggtaaacaattctttgtgttatttactgcTCTTTACATTTAGGTTTTGCAtcattcttgtctgcgcagaattggatgtcataacatccagtgtgacatcgaaaatctgttaactagaatttcactaaccgatgacgggtttccttctctttacggtcttctacccagtaaccggcaGTTGTAAATCTTGCTTTTGTTCCCTccgcagagtttatccttgatatgttcactttaaccaatgaaggattctctctcttggtattctatccagtaactgatagatgtaattcatattttcttccctctcagagtctatccttgatatgttcatcttaatcggtgacggattttctctttgatggtcttctatccagcattcaatagatgtaattcctactttttgttcagttggtttatccttgatatgttcatcttaaccgatgacggatatcctccttgacattcccaatcaagtctatccttgatatgttcatcttaaccgatgacatattttcttccctgtcgagtttatccttgatatgttcatcctaaccgatgacggatactctcacccttggtcttctgcccagtaactggtagttgtaaatcctatttttctgcagttctccccagcaaggttattcttacctagtaactggtaatgaatactccctcctggcttttcccagcgagtcatccttgatatgttcatcttaaccaatgacggatgttctctttgtcagatctttgttatctcctcacccagtaacaggtagtagataatagatttctgctcctcctgtgttgaagtttattgcttccccagttgagttgagtgcgcatttccttagtgaaatcacttttccctgcatgattcaagtacttcagttttatcctgacttactcgtatcctctgcagatgttgttgttccccggatgagtcttttccatttttgtatggaattcctcgagtcccccagtagttttaagcCGTAACCTGGCCTGCGCATAACTCCCTTTATcccccaaagtctctgtctccccagtgagttttccttatggaatacatcatactcctgcggactttcggtctctctgatttcttttcctttgtggccatatttccccacagagcattaacttttgcattcatgtcatatgcatcatgaggtctcttagggaccaaaatttatttctatgtgttgttatttaagcccattctactgagtcgacatgaagattttaaccttcgcctcctcagttagaatgtccttaaataggggcagctataagaccccaattttgaccctaagatccctcatgcaatttcatcataagcattagcactaggatcataccttggcatcctccttacccctccttctAGGGACGTTAttttctagtaccatggacaaggatgtaggattctcaaatagaccacccatgctggatggttctaactatgatgactggaaacctcgtatgatagccttcttgaggtctctggatagcaaggtctggagagctaTCAACAAGGGATaggaacatccaacgaagacaggtaaagatggaatcattatgcaaattcctgaagaagagtgggacaaggagcaagaggcattagcccttggaaactctaaggccttgaatgcactgttcaatgggataaataagaacatcttcagactggtgcatcactgtgagctggctaaagaagtttgggatactctcaaaacaactcatgaaggtacctccaaggtgaggatgtctaaacttcagatgctaaccaccaagtttgaaaatctgaggatgaaagaggatgagactattcatgacttccacatgaatattcttgaaatttCCAACACTTCTGatggcttaggagagaaaatgtctgaagaaaaacttgtaagaaagattctcatatcattgcccaagagatttgccatgaaggtcactgctatagaagaggctcaagatatctgcaatatgaaggttgatgagcttattggttctctccaaacctttgaaatgggcctgtgtgagaatgttgaaaagaagaacaaaagcatagacttcatatcaaatactgaagaggattcagaagaaggaagtattggaggtgatgaaagcatatcagaagctatagccatgcttggaagacagttcaacaagttcataaagaagattgatcaaaaagggagaccaaatgtcaagaacatttcgtCTGACTTCAGTAAaagatcaacatctgaagaaaagttcaaccaaggcaagggaatccagtgtcatggatgtgaaggttttggacacattagaactgaatgtcctacctacctcaagatgcaaaagaagggactatctgtcacctggtctgaggaagactctgagagtgaatctgaaggagaatctgctaaacatgtcactgcactaaccagtgtctgtgcctctgatgatgactcaagtggagatgaaattacatttgatgaacttgttgcttcatataaggagctatgtgtcaaaagtgcagaagtgtgtatacaaggagaaaagcagaagaaacttatcaaggagctggaagctgagaagaagaagcatctggcagtcatagatggtctaaatggtgagataaccttgctgacctctaagctagatcaaatgacaaaatccatcagaatgttgaataaaggaactgacactttggaagagattctaaaggtgggtCAGAAATCcggaaccatgtctggtttaggctttgttaagaaatcctcaactgaactcaaaagctcaaaggctgaagttcagaaactcaagcagaagtcacaaccaatgtcacaacatcagggaaccaggaggagtaaccatcagaagaagaaatttcagagatggagatgtcactactatggtagatttggtcatataaaacccttctgctacaggttgcacggttatcctaaccaaacccctcaagtcagacctaagtagaaggcatctaagcataattCCCCCAccaagaaacaacaatgggttgctagactagctcacacatctctaagggcatctaccagacaagactggtattttgatagtggctgctcaagacatatgactgggatgagtaacttattggtggatatacaacctcatactaccaggtatgtgacatttggtgatggagctaaaggagaaatcaaaggtgttggtaagctggactgtcctggagttccagaactgagtaatgtgctgttagtaaaaggactaactgcaaatctcatcagcataagccaactatgtgattaaggcttcaatgtacagttcactaaggaagtatgtgtggtgatgaatggaggcaaccaggaagttatgagaggatccagatccaaagataactgttatctgtgggaatctaaagtctcaaactactcctcaaagtgccccttagccaaggaagaacaggaagtgaagttgtggcatggaagacttggacaacttcatttaagaggaataaagaagatcatatccaaggaagcagacagaggaatcccaaatctgCTTATGGATGAAAGAAAAGGCTATGGAAAATGTCAGATGGGCAAGCTAACCAAGATGTCATATCCCAAGATTGGACATCCAAAACTCTGGATCTTTTGCCCATGGACTTAATGGTACCTATGCAGATTGAAAGTCATGAGTTGTCCTCACCTATTAGTCCTCATCAAAATGGTGTAGTTGCAAGGGAGAAACAGAATtgtgtatcattatccactgTAGAAGCTAAGTATCTAGCATCTGGTAGCAGGTGTTCCCcactggtatggatgaaccaAATGCAGACTGAGcacaatgtcactcagaatgtcatgacattggatgtTACTCAGTTTGAAACATTAAGGGGCAAAGTGGGAATGTGTCCttctgaggaattatagcaactaatgatgttagttatttCCTGTTTAATAATTCAAATTATTAAACATTTGAGAGTTcgctctgattggtcaacaaataatagatACTGCTCGTGCAACAAGCGTTACCTCTTCCATCATTTCAACTTTCAGTCTCGCAAGCTCTCTCTCAAAGAAACTGTTCATCTCGCCTCTAAGATATTCATCATGTCGCACCAATCCAACTCATCTTCCTCCACGACCATGTCTGATTCCTCTAGCTCtgaatcatgaaaccctaacAGGGAAGATCCTGTGGCTGACTCTGCGAATACCTcacatgcaagaagacctaaagaaactgTCTCAGGCTTCTCCTCAGCAATCGCGATTGATGAACAAACCAGAGAAGGCTCCAGGTATGTTCACAATGCCATTGCAACTATGGTGACTGGAATACTGTCTGGTAATCATAAGGTTCTTGGGGTCTCCATTCCCTTAAACACCATTGTACCTGATAATGTTGCTTGTCAAGAAAATACAGTCTCCTTAGGAAAGAATGTATCTAATGATGTTGAGCAAACTGATGCTCATGAAGGGTCAAATATTGACAAACCCTTAGATAATGTGGGTGGTGAGGAAGTCTGTGTCACTcatgatgtcagtgacaaccctaactGTGAAGCTGAAATAGTAGACCTGGAGGAATTTTCTGATAATGAGTtgttgacctcagttgtccctagcatagccaaaagggttaggactaggagagaaaagAGAACAGTGGTGCAAAGGTCCCCCAGAAAGAAGATTGATGTGCCAACCTCTCCCAATCCAAAGGTGGCAGAGAGTTCCCTCAAGAGGAAAGGTCATGGTCCaacaaaatcttggagcaaaggggtgcccaagaaaatgaagaccaagtctgttgtggtggagtctgactcagatgtcccatgtgatgtcactgcctctctgtcaaagaagaagccaaccactagcaagcttgCAGCTAGTGTACCTGAGGTACCTATTGACAACATATCGTTCCATTTTGCTTCTAGTGTGAATAGGTGGAAATATGTTTATCAGAAGAGGCTGACCTTGGAAAGGGAATTGGCTCAGAATGTCCTGGAATGTAAGGAGATTGTAGACCTTATTCAAGAGGCAGGGTTAATAAAGACTGTGACTCAGTTCTCAAAGTGCTATGAGATATTAGTAAAGGAATTTATTGTCAATGTGTCTAAAGAATGTGCTGATGGAAAGTCTAGGGAACTCACAAAAGTATATGTGTGAGGCAAGTGTGTAAACTTCTCTCCCTCAGTAATCAACATGTATTTGGGAAGGCCTAATGTagctcaacctgagcttgaggtgactgacaacaaaatctgtcaagtcatcacttCTAATCAAGTCAGGAAGTGGCCTCTCAAAGGTAAGTTGGTGGCCAGCAAACTAAGTGTCAAGTATGTTATGCTGCACAAAATTGGAGTTGCTAACTGGGTGCCCACCAATCACAAATCTACAGTGGCTGtaatgcttggaaagttcataAATGTTGTTGGAACCAAAGCCAATTTTGACTATGGATCCTATATTTTTGATCAAACCATGAAGCATGCAGgaagcttcagtgtgaaggggcctatagcctttccttcccTCATATGTGGTATTGTGTTGAATCAATTTCCAAACATATTAACAGAGAATGATTCTGTGAAGAGAAGAGACAGCCCTTTGGCCTTCAATCATAAATTGTTCCTAGGTACGCATGTTCCTGACATTGCCATGGCAACAGGAGAGACATCAAGTGTTTGCAATCAACCAGGTAAAGTTGCTGTCATTGCAATACTCAAAGAAACGTGCAAGGAGTTAGAGGCAAGGAAGCTCACTTTGGAAAATTTGATTATCAAGTTGGAGATGACTGAAGGTGATGTGCTTGGTGAAGCTGTTGATGCTGCAGAAGGAGATGCAAGACAAAGTGCAGAGGGAGAAGAGGATGCCAGTCCTGATGATGGCACTGATGATGATGCTGACTCTGAGTCAGATGAATAGAGTAGTTCCTGTGTTTCTGAAATTTGTGTgtaatttattttgttttggtctgtaatattaagtgttgctttggcaacatttttgacaaaaaagGGGAGTAACACCTATACCCCAGGACAATAAATTTGTTTGAACAGATCTatttgaagttgaaggtcctctaACCCAGAGGTTATGCTGCAGCTTGATGTTTATCTtctatgtgtgatgagtgtgTTGCTGTTTGCTATCTACTTGTGATGTTGCTGTTTGAAGTGTTTAaacttctatgtgtgctgagTGTGTTGCGGTTcaacttctatgtgtgctgagTGTATTAGCTAAGTTAATTCTCTGAGTGTGTTGTTGTTcaacttctatgtgtgctgagtgtattagctaagttaattctctgcttggatgtgtgttttccgctgctgtgaactctgttgtgatgccaagttgttttagccaaaaatttgccaaagggggagtttgtagatgtttttgattggctgcattttatgttaaaacacttactgtactctgatgtcttgactgatgtcatgacatgcttgagtagtatgttgTAGGATTAGATAATACAGaatttactgaatgtcaaactggatgttatgacattcatccatgacagcagatactgaactatagaatagttggtttttctATTATAGCTCAGTATTCAGTTCAGTCTGTTTTTTTCAGGAGAgtaacagacctggcacatagcctaatgtctgaatgtcaaactgaatgttatgacattcatccttgatagcagatactgaattatatgcaggttggtttttctgctacagttcggtatttatttcagtctgtgtttcaggagaataacagacctaacatatggtgtcgcattacgcgaaaaaccagagggaaaacgaaacaacagatccgccaccgtgcgttatttatcccaaaaggaggaaaggaaacgctcgaagtaaacctggaaaggaatggtctcgcgaccagagaaagatgggatcgagagtcggttatgcgaagggaaggtattagcacccctacgtatccgtcgtactcgacgggatccacgcacaaaagaaaggataaggttgctagaaactgctcacaaactgcacaaggctggaaggaaacaccgaaagacaaaagaaacgggactcggcaggatatcgcatcctgggcctacgtagtctatcagtcacagacatcagagtcgacgtagttcgggacagggggaacgtgctcgctaggatgtcgcatcctatgcatacgtatcttctctaaccagaggaagaatcagagcactcgtagctcggctaacgcacgccaaccaaaacacccaaacaggaaaccgactgccaatcgctggacttacgtcagactccacacaaacaggcaaacatggaaaccgaatgccaatcgctggacttacatcagactccgaaccaacaaacacacacaggaaaccaactgccaatcgctggacttacgtcagactccaaacaaagaaacaagacacaagaaaccaactgccaatcgctggacttacgtcagactcctacACAACACAAGGgattgaaaaagaaaaagggttccctgagagatcagctcatctcctgcctccgtacctcatctggtatgaggatcagggcgacgtagttcccctaaacagggaagaacttctaacctaaccagagacaaagggagataacagactactagggagactacgactcgagcctagaagttgtcatgcataagatccctatgttgaggtctctatcctaacttgcacaggaagcaagctaacctaaacagcacaatcaaacaagtacaagcacaataaagcaagcacacacactatatgcaaacaattggctcacacaaggctaggctatagaaacaagccaactggaatggggtgtttttagctcttaaccctaacattgagagttagggtgaagcaggtgaaatgggaagtgagggtaagacctcacagctcttatccctggcctgtgagagcttcagacaatgaaagtgtgggagtccagaattggggactcttctccacatgactgacacaacaagatcttgggttcttattcaaagtgcatcaacacaatggtgtgaaCAGGATaaatgacacaactgaatagcaggggatggattgcacatcccttgtatct includes these proteins:
- the LOC127123420 gene encoding uncharacterized protein LOC127123420, which codes for MVPMQIESHELSSPISPHQNGVVAREKQNCVSLSTVEAKYLASGSREDPVADSANTSHARRPKETVSGFSSAIAIDEQTREGSRYVHNAIATMVTGILSGNHKVLGVSIPLNTIVPDNVACQENTVSLGKNVSNDVEQTDAHEGSNIDKPLDNVGGEEVCVTHDVSDNPNCEAEIVDLEEFSDNEWKYVYQKRLTLERELAQNVLECKEIVDLIQEAGLIKTVTQFSKCYEILVKEFIVNVSKECADGKSRELTKVYV